In one Thioclava sp. ES.031 genomic region, the following are encoded:
- a CDS encoding D-alanine--D-alanine ligase, translating into MSSRASHRVAVLLGGPSAEREVSLSSGRECAKALRTAGFEVIEIDAGEDLPQRLSDAVPGCVFNALHGRWGEDGCVQGMLEWLRIPYTHSGVLASALAMDKARAKQAYAAANLPIVQSVIATKDDVMARHVLPAPYVVKPNNEGSSVGVYLVMDGANSPPQLSAEMPEEVMVETYAPGRELTVSVMGDRALCVTEIITEGWYDYDAKYRPGGSRHVLPAEIPVEITEACLDYAVRAHQVLGCRGLSRTDFRWDEGRGLAGLVLLETNTQPGMTPTSLSPEQAAHCGIDFPELCAWLVEDASCGR; encoded by the coding sequence ATGTCGAGCAGGGCATCCCACCGTGTGGCGGTTCTTCTGGGCGGCCCTTCTGCTGAGCGGGAGGTGTCTCTGTCCTCGGGGCGCGAATGCGCCAAGGCGTTGCGCACGGCGGGTTTCGAAGTGATCGAGATCGACGCGGGAGAGGATCTTCCGCAACGGCTGAGCGATGCCGTGCCCGGTTGCGTTTTCAATGCTTTGCATGGTCGCTGGGGCGAGGATGGCTGCGTTCAGGGCATGCTCGAATGGCTCCGCATTCCTTATACGCATTCCGGTGTACTGGCCTCGGCGCTGGCGATGGACAAGGCGCGCGCCAAGCAGGCCTATGCCGCCGCGAACCTGCCCATCGTGCAATCCGTGATCGCGACCAAGGACGACGTGATGGCGCGCCATGTGCTGCCCGCGCCGTATGTCGTGAAGCCAAATAACGAGGGCTCTTCGGTCGGTGTCTATCTGGTGATGGACGGGGCGAACTCGCCGCCGCAACTGTCGGCCGAGATGCCCGAAGAGGTGATGGTCGAGACCTACGCCCCGGGCCGCGAACTGACCGTTTCCGTGATGGGCGATCGCGCGCTCTGTGTGACCGAGATCATCACCGAGGGCTGGTACGACTATGACGCGAAATACCGCCCCGGCGGCTCGCGTCACGTTCTGCCCGCCGAAATCCCCGTCGAGATCACCGAAGCCTGCCTCGATTACGCGGTCCGCGCGCATCAGGTGCTGGGCTGCCGGGGGCTCTCGCGCACCGATTTCCGCTGGGACGAGGGCAGGGGGCTCGCCGGTCTGGTGCTGCTGGAGACCAACACCCAGCCGGGCATGACGCCCACTTCGCTTTCGCCCGAACAGGCCGCCCATTGCGGCATCGACTTCCCCGAGCTCTGCGCGTGGTTGGTGGAGGACGCCTCATGCGGCCGCTGA
- the recN gene encoding DNA repair protein RecN, with product MLHSLDIRDILIIERLELDFGPGLNVLTGETGAGKSILLDCLGFVLGWRGRAELVRQGADQGEVTAVFELPSDHPAREVLAEAGIPVSDELILRRVNARDGRKTAWINDRRASGDVLRQVSASLVELHGQSDDGGLLNERGHRALLDAFAGHSDLLEATRAAWKARAAAARKLEAARSSLAAVKEEEEFLRYAVKEFDTLDPKPGEEAELDSQRRLMQGAAKIREDVSRAFAALGPEGAEGMMRDADRWLQGAADRAEGRLDAPLEALERAFLELGEAAQGVETALDALDFDPHALEACEERLFAIRGLARKHGVLADDLADFAEGLREKLAALDAGEEGIGALEADLAKAGATYDKAAAALSKARAEAAGQLDAAMAGELAPLKMDRAVFETRISEGEPGAEGTDTVRFTVATNPGAPAGPLNKIASGGELSRFLLALKVVLARGADTLTLIFDEIDRGVGGATADAVGRRLAKLAEGAQVLVVTHSPQVAARGATHFRVAKSVNNDMTTSEVRALAAAERTDEIARMIAGAEVTEAAKAAALDLLKG from the coding sequence ATGCTGCATTCGCTGGATATCCGCGACATTCTGATTATCGAGAGGCTGGAGCTGGACTTCGGCCCCGGCCTCAATGTGCTGACCGGCGAGACCGGGGCGGGTAAGTCGATTCTGCTCGACTGTCTGGGCTTCGTTCTGGGCTGGCGCGGACGGGCCGAACTCGTGCGTCAGGGCGCCGATCAGGGCGAAGTGACGGCCGTGTTCGAGCTGCCCTCCGATCACCCCGCGCGCGAGGTGCTGGCCGAAGCTGGCATTCCTGTCTCAGACGAATTGATCCTGCGCCGGGTGAATGCGCGCGACGGCCGCAAGACCGCGTGGATCAACGACCGCCGGGCGTCGGGCGACGTTCTGCGGCAGGTCTCCGCCTCGCTGGTGGAACTGCACGGCCAATCCGACGATGGCGGTCTGCTCAACGAACGCGGGCACCGGGCGCTGCTCGATGCCTTCGCGGGCCATTCCGATCTGCTGGAGGCCACCCGCGCGGCGTGGAAAGCGCGGGCGGCCGCGGCGCGCAAACTGGAGGCGGCACGCAGCTCGCTCGCGGCGGTGAAGGAGGAAGAAGAATTCCTGCGCTATGCGGTGAAGGAATTCGACACGCTCGATCCGAAACCCGGCGAGGAAGCCGAGCTCGACAGCCAGCGCCGCCTGATGCAGGGCGCCGCGAAAATCCGCGAGGATGTGTCGCGCGCCTTTGCCGCCCTCGGCCCGGAAGGGGCGGAGGGGATGATGCGCGACGCCGATCGCTGGCTGCAGGGCGCTGCGGACCGGGCCGAGGGACGTCTCGATGCGCCGCTGGAGGCCTTGGAGCGCGCCTTCCTCGAATTGGGTGAGGCCGCACAGGGGGTGGAAACCGCGCTGGATGCGCTCGATTTCGATCCCCATGCCTTGGAGGCCTGCGAGGAACGGCTGTTCGCGATCCGTGGCCTTGCGCGCAAGCATGGCGTACTCGCCGATGACCTGGCCGATTTCGCCGAAGGCCTTCGCGAGAAGCTGGCCGCTCTGGATGCGGGCGAGGAAGGGATTGGCGCGCTCGAAGCCGATCTCGCGAAAGCAGGCGCGACCTATGACAAGGCCGCCGCGGCGCTATCGAAGGCGCGCGCAGAGGCCGCGGGGCAGCTCGATGCCGCGATGGCTGGCGAGTTGGCGCCGCTGAAGATGGACCGCGCCGTGTTCGAGACGCGGATCTCCGAGGGCGAGCCCGGCGCCGAGGGCACCGATACCGTGCGCTTCACCGTCGCCACCAACCCCGGCGCGCCGGCAGGGCCGCTCAACAAGATCGCGTCGGGCGGCGAGCTGTCACGCTTCCTGCTCGCGCTGAAAGTCGTGCTCGCGCGCGGCGCCGATACGCTGACCCTGATCTTCGATGAGATCGACCGGGGTGTGGGCGGGGCCACCGCCGATGCCGTGGGGCGCCGTCTGGCCAAGCTGGCCGAGGGCGCGCAGGTCCTCGTCGTCACCCATTCCCCGCAGGTAGCCGCCCGCGGCGCGACCCATTTCCGCGTCGCGAAATCGGTCAACAACGATATGACGACCTCCGAGGTCCGCGCGCTCGCCGCAGCCGAGCGCACCGACGAAATCGCCCGCATGATCGCAGGCGCCGAAGTCACCGAAGCCGCCAAGGCCGCCGCGCTGGATCTACTGAAGGGTTAA
- the murB gene encoding UDP-N-acetylmuramate dehydrogenase: protein MTDCPSTYTPRGALTPNRPLDSLTWLRVGGPADWLFQPADEEDLAEFLKGLPEEIAVFPMGVGSNLIVRDGGLRAVVIRMGRGFNGIACEGDTVTAGAAALDAHVARKAAQAGLDLTFLRTIPGAIGGAVRMNAGCYGTYVADHLIEARAITRAGERVTLTPGDLNFAYRQSDLPEGWVLIGATFRAEAGEPEALEAQMADQLAKRDATQPTKERTAGSTFRNPAGFSSTGRADDTHELKAWKVIDDAGMRGARIGGAQMSEKHSNFMINTGGATAADLENLGEEVRKKVVQSSGISLEWEIMRVGEFEA, encoded by the coding sequence ATGACAGATTGCCCTTCGACCTATACCCCGCGCGGCGCGCTGACGCCGAACCGTCCGCTCGACTCGCTGACCTGGCTGCGCGTGGGCGGCCCGGCGGACTGGCTGTTCCAGCCTGCCGACGAGGAGGACCTTGCAGAGTTCCTCAAAGGGCTGCCCGAGGAGATCGCGGTCTTCCCGATGGGCGTAGGCTCGAACCTGATCGTGCGCGACGGTGGTCTGCGGGCGGTGGTGATCCGGATGGGGCGGGGCTTCAACGGCATCGCCTGCGAGGGCGACACGGTCACCGCAGGCGCCGCGGCGCTCGACGCCCATGTCGCGCGCAAGGCGGCGCAGGCGGGGCTCGATCTGACCTTCCTGCGCACCATTCCCGGCGCGATCGGCGGGGCGGTGCGGATGAACGCGGGCTGCTACGGCACCTATGTCGCCGATCACCTGATCGAAGCGCGCGCGATCACGCGGGCAGGGGAGCGGGTCACGCTCACGCCCGGGGATCTGAACTTCGCCTACCGTCAGAGCGACCTGCCCGAAGGCTGGGTGCTGATCGGCGCGACTTTCCGCGCGGAGGCGGGCGAGCCGGAGGCGCTCGAGGCGCAGATGGCCGATCAGCTCGCCAAGCGCGACGCGACCCAGCCCACCAAGGAGCGCACCGCCGGATCGACCTTCCGCAACCCTGCCGGTTTCTCTTCGACGGGGCGGGCCGATGACACGCATGAGTTGAAGGCGTGGAAGGTCATCGACGATGCCGGAATGCGCGGCGCGCGCATCGGCGGCGCGCAAATGTCGGAAAAACACAGCAACTTTATGATCAACACTGGCGGGGCGACCGCGGCCGATCTCGAAAATCTCGGGGAAGAGGTGCGCAAAAAGGTTGTGCAATCGAGCGGAATTTCGCTAGAGTGGGAAATCATGCGTGTAGGAGAATTCGAGGCGTAA
- the ftsA gene encoding cell division protein FtsA produces MTDLYEFQRAMRNMRKAAMQRGVIALLDIGSSKIACLVLKFDNPNGSEDEDSLAGHASVRVIGAATTRSRGVRFGEIDAMAETERAIRTAVQAAQKMANTRVDHVIACFAGAEPRSYGLAGEIEVQGDQVTEVDVSRVLASCDIPPLGAGREVLHAQPVNFALDHRSGLADPRGHAGQRLAVDMHLLTVSDTAIQNLIYCIRRCDLELAGIASSAYVSGVSSLVEDEQELGAACIDMGGGATGVSIFMKKHMIYADAVRLGGEHVTRDIAAGLRVPMSVAERIKTFHGGVVATGMDDREMIELGGDSGDWEKDRRQVSRAELIGIMRPRVEEILEDVRAILDAAGFEHLPSKQIVLTGGASQIPGLDGLAARILGQNVRLGRPMRVQGLPQAATGSGFSSVVGLSLFAAHPQDEWWDFEMPPETLGGRSLRRAIRWFRDNW; encoded by the coding sequence ATGACCGATCTCTACGAGTTCCAGCGCGCAATGCGCAACATGCGTAAGGCAGCGATGCAACGGGGCGTGATCGCGCTTCTCGATATCGGCAGTTCCAAGATCGCCTGCCTCGTTCTGAAATTCGACAATCCCAACGGGTCCGAGGACGAGGACTCGCTGGCCGGGCACGCCTCGGTGCGGGTGATCGGGGCCGCGACGACCCGTTCGCGCGGCGTGCGCTTCGGCGAAATCGACGCGATGGCAGAGACCGAACGCGCGATCCGGACCGCCGTGCAGGCCGCGCAGAAGATGGCCAATACCCGCGTCGATCACGTCATCGCCTGCTTCGCCGGTGCCGAGCCGCGCTCCTACGGGCTGGCGGGCGAGATCGAAGTGCAGGGCGATCAGGTCACCGAGGTCGATGTGAGCCGCGTGCTGGCGTCGTGCGATATCCCGCCGCTCGGGGCAGGGCGCGAGGTGCTGCATGCGCAGCCGGTGAACTTCGCGCTCGATCACCGCTCGGGTCTGGCCGATCCGCGGGGCCATGCGGGGCAGCGCCTCGCGGTCGACATGCATCTGCTGACCGTCTCCGACACCGCGATCCAGAACCTTATCTATTGCATCCGGCGCTGCGATCTCGAACTCGCGGGTATCGCAAGCTCTGCCTATGTGTCGGGCGTCTCCAGCCTCGTCGAAGACGAGCAGGAACTGGGCGCGGCCTGCATCGACATGGGCGGCGGCGCGACCGGCGTGTCGATCTTCATGAAGAAACACATGATCTATGCCGACGCGGTGCGGCTGGGCGGCGAGCATGTCACCCGCGACATCGCGGCGGGGCTGCGGGTGCCGATGTCGGTGGCCGAGCGGATCAAGACCTTCCACGGCGGCGTCGTCGCCACCGGCATGGACGATCGCGAGATGATCGAGCTGGGCGGCGACTCCGGCGACTGGGAGAAGGACCGCCGCCAGGTTAGCCGCGCCGAACTGATCGGAATAATGCGCCCGCGGGTCGAAGAGATCCTCGAAGACGTGCGCGCGATCCTCGATGCCGCGGGCTTCGAGCATCTGCCCTCGAAGCAGATCGTGCTGACGGGCGGGGCGAGCCAGATCCCCGGTCTCGACGGGCTGGCTGCGCGAATCCTCGGCCAGAATGTGCGGCTCGGACGGCCGATGCGGGTGCAGGGTCTGCCGCAGGCCGCGACCGGGTCGGGCTTCTCTTCCGTGGTGGGTCTGTCGCTTTTCGCGGCGCATCCGCAAGACGAGTGGTGGGATTTCGAGATGCCCCCCGAAACGCTGGGCGGGCGCTCGCTGCGTCGGGCCATCCGCTGGTTCCGCGATAATTGGTGA
- the lpxC gene encoding UDP-3-O-acyl-N-acetylglucosamine deacetylase, with protein MQTTLAKSVAFSGVGLHSGAPVEMHVHPAPAGHGIVFRRTDVSGVNPRVPALWSNVPSATLCTLIENEDGVQVSTIEHLMAALVGSGIHNALISLDGPEVPILDGSSAPFVVAFRAAGLRELAAELRAIRILKPVEVRNGQAVARIEPAAGLEIDFAIDFTDAAIGRQSKRLKMANGAFVRELMDSRTFCRLADVDAMREKGLSLGGTFENAVVVDGDKVLSPGGLRHADEPVRHKMLDALGDLALAGAPILGRYRGNRAGHAMTNQLLRALFERPDAWCWETCSPAQAYSLPGAGVCSAEALASA; from the coding sequence GTGCAGACGACGCTTGCCAAATCCGTGGCCTTTTCCGGCGTTGGGCTCCATTCGGGCGCCCCGGTCGAGATGCATGTGCATCCGGCGCCTGCGGGCCATGGGATCGTGTTCCGTCGCACCGATGTGTCGGGCGTGAACCCGCGCGTGCCCGCTTTGTGGAGCAACGTGCCGAGCGCGACGCTCTGCACGCTGATCGAAAACGAGGACGGCGTTCAGGTCTCCACGATCGAGCACCTGATGGCGGCTCTCGTGGGCTCGGGCATCCACAACGCGCTGATCTCGCTCGACGGGCCGGAAGTGCCGATCCTCGACGGGTCTTCGGCCCCGTTCGTCGTGGCGTTCCGCGCGGCTGGTTTGCGTGAGCTTGCCGCTGAACTGCGTGCGATCCGCATCCTCAAACCGGTCGAAGTGCGTAACGGTCAGGCCGTAGCGCGCATCGAACCTGCCGCGGGCCTCGAGATCGATTTCGCAATCGACTTCACCGATGCCGCGATCGGTCGTCAGAGCAAGCGCCTCAAGATGGCCAATGGCGCTTTCGTGCGCGAGCTGATGGACAGCCGCACCTTCTGCCGCCTCGCCGATGTCGATGCGATGCGCGAGAAGGGGCTCAGCCTCGGCGGCACGTTCGAGAATGCCGTGGTCGTCGATGGCGACAAGGTGCTCAGCCCCGGCGGCCTGCGTCATGCGGATGAGCCCGTGCGCCACAAGATGCTCGATGCGCTTGGCGATCTCGCGCTTGCGGGCGCGCCGATCCTCGGACGCTATCGCGGCAACCGCGCGGGTCATGCGATGACCAACCAGCTTCTGCGGGCGCTGTTCGAGCGCCCCGATGCGTGGTGCTGGGAAACCTGCTCGCCCGCACAGGCTTACAGCCTGCCCGGCGCGGGTGTATGCTCGGCAGAGGCACTGGCATCGGCCTGA
- a CDS encoding DUF2484 family protein has protein sequence MTVSLVLACVWALVATLIAMGPRRFHWPGAWGLIAVGVPLVGWVTFQNGPIWGLLVLAGGMSVLRWPVIFLVRALRGTRDTAE, from the coding sequence ATGACCGTCTCGCTCGTTCTCGCCTGTGTCTGGGCGCTCGTCGCCACGCTGATCGCGATGGGGCCGAGGCGGTTCCATTGGCCGGGCGCCTGGGGGTTGATCGCGGTGGGCGTGCCGCTGGTGGGCTGGGTGACGTTTCAGAACGGCCCGATCTGGGGGCTGCTGGTTCTGGCGGGTGGCATGTCTGTGCTGCGCTGGCCGGTCATTTTCCTTGTCCGTGCGCTGCGCGGCACGCGCGACACCGCCGAATGA
- the ftsZ gene encoding cell division protein FtsZ, with translation MALNLMMSEHEDLKPRITVFGVGGAGGNAVNNMIEQQLEGVEFVVANTDAQALQQSKSQARVQMGTKVTEGLGAGARPTVGAAAAEESIEAIVDHLAGAHMCFITAGMGGGTGTGAAPIIAQAARELGVLTVGVVTKPFQFEGSKRMRQAEQGLEELQKVVDTLIIIPNQNLFRLANEKTTFTEAFSMADDVLYQGVKGVTDLMVRPGLINLDFADVRAVMDEMGKAMMGTGEATGEDRAVQAAEKAIANPLLDEISLAGAKGVLINITGGYDLTLFELDEAANRIREEVDADANIIVGSTLDPEMEGAMRVSVVATGIDALATPAEVPVPRRTLAEPLKPAETAAEATIEHAPAPAPQPAPAPQPAPQQAPAAQAAPQPAPQPQQAAQERTLFDAPAARATMEQPRAQEAADDLPPPAYRPQPAPAQDLHVEDGAHDYVAPRPRQPGTPSPEALRRLEAAVNKAPSSAPAQRPMAATRPAAPQQPQPQPQAERPRFGINSLINRMTGHGHAEQGHAPQQPAPQQPAPQQRPQTAQPRAESYDDEQSEDQDRIEIPAFLRRQAN, from the coding sequence ATGGCGTTGAATTTGATGATGTCAGAGCACGAGGACCTGAAGCCCCGGATCACCGTATTCGGCGTCGGGGGCGCGGGCGGGAACGCGGTCAACAACATGATCGAGCAGCAGCTCGAGGGCGTGGAATTCGTGGTTGCGAATACCGACGCTCAAGCGCTGCAGCAGTCCAAGTCGCAGGCCCGGGTCCAGATGGGCACCAAGGTCACCGAGGGTCTGGGCGCCGGCGCGCGTCCCACCGTGGGTGCCGCGGCCGCCGAAGAGAGCATCGAGGCGATCGTCGACCATCTCGCCGGCGCGCATATGTGCTTCATCACCGCCGGCATGGGCGGCGGCACCGGCACCGGGGCGGCTCCGATCATCGCGCAAGCCGCGCGTGAGTTGGGCGTGCTGACCGTCGGCGTCGTGACCAAGCCGTTCCAGTTCGAAGGCTCCAAGCGGATGCGTCAGGCCGAGCAGGGCCTCGAAGAGCTCCAGAAGGTCGTCGACACGCTGATCATCATTCCGAACCAGAACCTGTTCCGTCTGGCCAATGAGAAGACCACCTTCACCGAAGCCTTCTCGATGGCGGACGACGTTCTGTATCAGGGCGTGAAGGGTGTGACCGACCTGATGGTCCGTCCGGGCCTGATCAACCTCGACTTCGCCGACGTGCGCGCGGTGATGGACGAGATGGGCAAGGCGATGATGGGCACCGGCGAGGCGACGGGCGAAGATCGCGCGGTTCAGGCCGCCGAGAAGGCCATCGCGAACCCGCTCCTCGACGAGATCTCGCTGGCAGGCGCCAAGGGCGTGCTGATCAACATCACCGGCGGCTACGACCTGACGCTGTTCGAACTCGACGAAGCGGCCAACCGCATTCGCGAAGAGGTCGATGCGGATGCCAACATCATCGTCGGCTCGACGCTGGACCCCGAAATGGAAGGCGCGATGCGCGTCTCCGTGGTCGCGACCGGTATAGACGCGCTGGCCACCCCGGCAGAAGTTCCGGTGCCGCGCCGCACGCTCGCCGAGCCGCTGAAGCCCGCGGAAACCGCAGCCGAGGCCACCATCGAGCATGCACCCGCTCCGGCGCCGCAGCCCGCTCCGGCCCCGCAGCCCGCGCCGCAACAGGCACCGGCCGCTCAGGCAGCCCCGCAGCCCGCGCCGCAACCGCAGCAGGCCGCACAAGAGCGGACCCTGTTCGACGCGCCCGCAGCCCGCGCCACGATGGAGCAGCCGCGCGCTCAGGAAGCCGCTGACGACCTGCCGCCGCCGGCCTATCGTCCGCAGCCCGCGCCCGCGCAGGATCTGCATGTCGAAGACGGCGCGCATGACTATGTCGCACCGCGTCCGCGGCAGCCCGGCACCCCGTCGCCGGAAGCCCTGCGTCGTCTCGAGGCGGCGGTGAACAAGGCTCCGTCGAGCGCGCCCGCGCAGCGTCCGATGGCGGCGACTCGCCCGGCCGCACCGCAGCAGCCGCAACCGCAGCCGCAGGCAGAGCGTCCGCGCTTTGGCATCAACTCGCTGATCAATCGCATGACCGGCCACGGCCATGCCGAGCAGGGCCACGCGCCCCAGCAGCCCGCTCCGCAGCAGCCCGCGCCGCAGCAGCGTCCGCAGACCGCTCAGCCGCGCGCCGAAAGCTATGACGACGAGCAATCCGAGGATCAGGATCGTATCGAGATCCCGGCATTCCTGCGCCGTCAGGCGAATTAA
- a CDS encoding outer membrane protein assembly factor BamD: MARGKLAAAKLGALGLVMALSACGTDPNKTPNLENFTAKQIYERGEYELEVGNPRRPNTALKYFSEVERLYPYSQWAKRALIMEAYAQHKAKNYEEARASAQRFLDTYPGDEDAAYAQYLLALSYYDQIDEVGRDQGLTFQALQALRDVIEKYPDSEYAQSAILKFDLAFDHLAGKEMEIGRYYLKRGNYTAAINRFRVVVEQFQTTSHTPEALERLVEAYLALGITDQAQTAGAILGHNFQSSPFYQDAYNLLQKRGLKPEAKGDGWLSSVYRQVVQGKWL, from the coding sequence ATGGCGCGCGGCAAACTGGCGGCAGCGAAACTCGGGGCTCTTGGTCTTGTAATGGCGCTTTCCGCCTGCGGTACTGACCCGAACAAAACACCGAACCTCGAAAACTTCACGGCCAAGCAAATCTACGAGCGCGGCGAGTACGAGCTTGAGGTCGGCAATCCGCGCCGTCCCAATACCGCGCTGAAGTATTTCTCCGAGGTCGAGCGGCTTTACCCCTATTCGCAATGGGCCAAGCGCGCGTTGATCATGGAAGCCTATGCCCAGCATAAGGCGAAGAATTACGAAGAGGCCCGCGCTTCGGCGCAGCGATTCCTCGACACCTATCCGGGCGACGAAGATGCGGCCTATGCGCAATATCTTCTGGCGCTCAGCTATTACGATCAGATCGACGAGGTCGGCCGCGATCAGGGCCTGACCTTCCAGGCGCTGCAGGCGCTGCGCGACGTGATCGAGAAATACCCGGATTCGGAATACGCCCAGTCGGCGATCCTGAAATTCGACCTCGCCTTCGACCACCTCGCGGGCAAGGAGATGGAGATCGGGCGCTACTACCTCAAGCGCGGTAACTACACCGCGGCGATCAACCGCTTCCGCGTGGTGGTGGAGCAATTCCAAACGACGAGCCACACGCCCGAGGCGCTGGAACGTCTGGTGGAGGCCTATCTGGCACTCGGCATCACCGATCAGGCGCAGACCGCAGGCGCGATCCTCGGCCACAACTTCCAGTCCTCGCCCTTCTATCAGGACGCTTACAACCTGCTGCAAAAGCGTGGGTTGAAGCCCGAGGCGAAGGGCGACGGTTGGCTGTCCAGCGTGTATCGGCAGGTGGTTCAGGGTAAGTGGCTCTGA
- a CDS encoding cell division protein FtsQ/DivIB, with product MRPLNGTPPREAPGHRQGPSGGRGPRVYQRSKRPARRDPAPSRLAFKLERLWLTPAVRAFTRIGVPIVLIVAGLGVWLGDPGRRADLVAQVQDVKDAIEHRPEFMVKLLKIEGASPEVAHAVRAMLPVGLPASSFDIDLDAYRDTIRRLDAVADARLVIRPGGVLEADVTERVPAILWRQPAGLEMLDASGHRVATLISREARPDLPVISGMGADKAVPEALEIIADAGPLLPRLRGLERLGERRWDMVLDHNQRIMLPETDPVAALDRILALNTAEDLLARDFTVIDFRNKDRPTIRLSDNALAEFRRVQSDILKARATQ from the coding sequence ATGCGGCCGCTGAACGGGACCCCGCCGCGCGAGGCCCCCGGGCATCGCCAAGGCCCCTCGGGCGGTAGGGGGCCGCGCGTCTATCAGCGCTCCAAGCGTCCCGCCCGTCGCGATCCCGCGCCCTCGCGGCTGGCTTTCAAGCTCGAGCGTCTGTGGCTCACGCCTGCGGTGCGCGCCTTCACCCGGATCGGTGTGCCGATTGTTCTGATCGTCGCGGGCCTCGGAGTATGGCTCGGCGATCCGGGCCGCCGCGCCGATCTCGTCGCGCAGGTGCAGGATGTGAAGGACGCGATCGAGCACCGCCCCGAATTCATGGTCAAGCTGCTCAAGATCGAAGGCGCCAGCCCCGAGGTCGCCCATGCCGTGCGCGCGATGCTGCCGGTGGGGCTGCCCGCGTCCAGCTTCGATATCGACCTCGACGCCTATCGCGACACGATCCGTCGCCTCGATGCGGTGGCCGATGCACGGCTGGTGATCCGCCCGGGCGGTGTGCTCGAGGCCGACGTGACCGAGCGCGTGCCCGCAATCCTCTGGCGCCAACCTGCGGGTCTCGAGATGCTCGATGCGTCGGGCCACCGGGTCGCCACGCTGATTTCCCGCGAAGCGCGCCCCGACCTGCCGGTGATTTCCGGCATGGGCGCGGATAAGGCGGTGCCCGAGGCGCTGGAAATCATTGCCGATGCCGGTCCGCTTCTGCCGCGTCTGCGCGGGCTGGAACGGCTGGGCGAGCGCCGCTGGGACATGGTGCTCGATCATAACCAGCGCATCATGCTGCCCGAGACAGATCCCGTCGCCGCACTCGACCGCATCCTCGCGCTCAACACCGCCGAGGATCTGCTCGCCCGCGATTTCACCGTGATTGATTTTCGAAACAAGGACCGTCCGACGATCCGGCTCAGCGATAACGCGCTCGCCGAATTCCGCCGGGTGCAGTCTGACATTCTCAAAGCGAGGGCCACGCAATGA